The following DNA comes from Halalkaliarchaeum sp. AArc-CO.
GCCCGACCGCCCAGCACGTAGGAGGGGCGCACCAACACCGGATAGCCGATCTCGCGGGCCAGCTCGAGGGCGCCCTCCCTGCTCGTCGCGGTGCCCCCCTCCGGCTGGGCGATCCCGAGCTCGTCCATCAGCACGTTGAAGCGGTCGCGGTCCTCCGCGAGGTCCATCGCCTCGACGCCGGTGCCCATGATCTCACAGTCGAGCCCGCGACGCTCGAGTTCCGCCTCCAGGGGCGCCCCGACGTTGACAGACGTTTGCCCGCCGAACTGCACCATCGCGCCGTCGGCGCCGGTCGCCTCGACGACGTCGGCGACCTCCTCGGGGCTGATCGGCTCGAAGAACAGCCCATCCGAGGTGTCGTAGTCGGTCGACACCGTCTCCGGGTTGTTGTTGACCACGTGGGCGTCGATTCCCAGCTCCCGCAGCCCAGTCACCGCGTGGACGGCACAGTAGTCGAACTCCACGCCCTGTCCGATCCGGATCGGCCCGCCCCCGACCACGACGACGCTTTCGGCGTCCCGGTCGACCTGGAGCTCGTCTGTTCCGGTCGTGGTGTCGTCGCTTCCACCGCCCGCGAGAAATTCGGGCAGACGCGAGGAGTAGTAGTACGGCGTGGACGCTTCGAACTCGCCCGCACAGGTGTCCACCTGCTTGAACGCCCTGTCGGGGACCGACGATTCGACGTCGCCGACGTCCGCACCCGCGATTGCGGCGACTTCGGCGTCGGTGTAGCCGGCGGTTGCCGCCGGCGTGAACTCTCCGTCCTGGGCGCGCTCGGCGGCGTCGGCGACGCGCTCGAACCGCTCGAGATACCACTCTTTGATGCCGGTCAGCTCCACCAAATCGTCCACGGTGTACCCCCGCTCGAACGCCTCGAAGATCGCGTACGGACGGTCCGGCGTGGGCGTTTCCAGGTGCTCCTGCTCCAGTTCGACGTCGCTCACGTCCGCCCAATCGACTGCCGGGTCGTACTCCGAGGAGCGCAACGCCTTCAAAAGTGACTCCTCGAACGTCCGGCCGATCGCCATCGCCTCGCCGGTCGACTTCATCGCGGTCCCGAGGTCGAACTCGACGTCGTCGAACTTGTCTTTGGGCCAGCGCGGAACCTTCGTGACCACGTAGTCGATTGCGGGCTCGAAGGCGGCGGTCGTCTCGCCGGTGATCTCGTTTTCGATCTCGTGGAGCCGCTTGCCGAGCGCGACCTTCGCGGTCACGCGGGCGATCGGGTAGCCGGTCGCCTTCGACGCGAGCGCCGACGACCGAGAGACCCGGGGGTTCACCTCGACGACGCGGTACTCCCCGCCGGGCGTGCCGTCGTCGCGCCAGGCGAACTGGATGTTACAGCCGCCCTGGATCCCCAGCTCGCGGATCACCTCGAGTGCGGCGTCGCGCATCTCCTGGTGGCCCCTGTCGGGGATCACCTGCGAGGGTGTGACAACGACCGATTCGCCGGTGTGGATCCCCATCGGGTCGATGTTCTCCATGTTGCAGATGATGATACACGAGTCGCCGGCGTCGCGCATCACCTCGTACTCCAGTTCGACCCAGCCGGCGATCGACTCGGTAATCAACACCTCGTGGTTGCGCGAGAGCCGTAGTCCCTTCCGGACTCGCTCGACCAGTTCGTCCATTTCGTGGACGACACCGGAGCCGGAGCCGCCGAGGGTGTAGGTCGTCCGGGCGATCACGGGCAGCCCACCGACCGCCTCGACGGCCGCCTCGACGCGATCTCTCAGCGCCCCTTCGTCGAAGTCGGTCAGCGACTCACCCTCCGAAAGGGAGATTGTCGTCGAGCGGGGAACCGGCTGGCCGATCCGTTCCATCCGTTGGCGGAAGAGATCGCGGTCTTCGGTGGCGTAGATCGTGTCCAGCGGCGTTCCCATGATCTCGACGTCGTACTCCTCGAGTACGCCCTGCTCGGCGAGTTCAGCGGTGACGTTGAGTCCAGTCTGTCCACCCAGGCCGGCGATCACCCCGTCCGGCTCCTCGATCCGGATGATCTCCGCGATCGCCTCCGTCGTGATCGGCTCGATGTACACCCGATCGGCCATCTCCGGATCGGTCATGATCGTCGCCGGGTTGGAGTTGACGAGGACGACTCGGGCACCCTCCTCCTGGAGCGCTCGACAGGCCTGCGCGCCGGAGTAGTCGAACTCCGCTGCCTGTCCGATCTGGATCGGTCCGCTGCCGATGAGCAGGA
Coding sequences within:
- the carB gene encoding carbamoyl-phosphate synthase large subunit, producing MTDENSPGETHTGSDDRTILLIGSGPIQIGQAAEFDYSGAQACRALQEEGARVVLVNSNPATIMTDPEMADRVYIEPITTEAIAEIIRIEEPDGVIAGLGGQTGLNVTAELAEQGVLEEYDVEIMGTPLDTIYATEDRDLFRQRMERIGQPVPRSTTISLSEGESLTDFDEGALRDRVEAAVEAVGGLPVIARTTYTLGGSGSGVVHEMDELVERVRKGLRLSRNHEVLITESIAGWVELEYEVMRDAGDSCIIICNMENIDPMGIHTGESVVVTPSQVIPDRGHQEMRDAALEVIRELGIQGGCNIQFAWRDDGTPGGEYRVVEVNPRVSRSSALASKATGYPIARVTAKVALGKRLHEIENEITGETTAAFEPAIDYVVTKVPRWPKDKFDDVEFDLGTAMKSTGEAMAIGRTFEESLLKALRSSEYDPAVDWADVSDVELEQEHLETPTPDRPYAIFEAFERGYTVDDLVELTGIKEWYLERFERVADAAERAQDGEFTPAATAGYTDAEVAAIAGADVGDVESSVPDRAFKQVDTCAGEFEASTPYYYSSRLPEFLAGGGSDDTTTGTDELQVDRDAESVVVVGGGPIRIGQGVEFDYCAVHAVTGLRELGIDAHVVNNNPETVSTDYDTSDGLFFEPISPEEVADVVEATGADGAMVQFGGQTSVNVGAPLEAELERRGLDCEIMGTGVEAMDLAEDRDRFNVLMDELGIAQPEGGTATSREGALELAREIGYPVLVRPSYVLGGRAMRVVRDDAELEAYIDEAVRVSPDKPILVDDFLENAIELDVDAVSDGEHVLIGGIMEHVESAGVHSGDSACVIPPRSLDSATLSRVREVTEEIARALSTVGLLNVQLAVTGVEDPAAEPTVYVLEANPRSSRTVPFVSKATGVPIAKLAAKVMAGRSLSELEAEERIPEHHSVKEVVLPFDRLPGSDPRLGPEMKSTGEVMGTARSFGKAYDKAQSAAGAGIPRSGTAVVDLSAPSVLGTETDPETESALREGFAERFHLAEYDDETALLDALRAGEIDLLISRDREALSVAVEEDVPYCSTIASARATLEALVHAEEPLDVMAVSDRPRRVGEWGR